Below is a genomic region from Isosphaeraceae bacterium EP7.
TTCCGTGCTTGACCGTGCATGAAGCCCGGCGAAGTTCCCTGGATTGTCCCTCGCTCGGGCTCGTATTTCAATGGACCGGGATCCGAGTACCGTCCGGCTTGGGCCTGCCGAGCGGGGCAATCCACCTCCCTCACGCAGCGAGGTCGCCCCGGCCCCGGGCCTTGCGGTTATCATCCAGCGTCAGTTCGGCTCGTTGCAGCCATGCGAAGCACGTTGCAGAAACGCCGACGGCTCACGCCGTCAGAATCGTTTCCAGGCGATTTTCCTCGGCGTTCGTTAAACTCTCTTATATTGCCCGCCGATATCGGAGTGACCAGGTGTGAGCGATTTGCTGACCAGGATGTTCTTCGGCGGATTCGTGCGGATGCACATCCTTTACCATGCGACGAAAGAGCCCATCTTCGGCGTGGAGATGATGGAGGAGCTTGCCCGGCACGGCTACGAAGTCGGGGCGGGCACCCTCTACCCGATGCTCCATCAGCTCGAACAGGTCGGCTACCTCACGTCGCAGGGCGAAGTCGTGGCGGGCAAAACGCGGAAGTATTACCGGGCGACTGCCGAAGGGGCCGCAGCCCTGGAGGCGATCAAGGGCAAGCTCCGCGAACTCGTCAGAGAGGTCGTCGACGACAGGCCCCCGCAGCCGTCCATCAAGTCCGACCGGCGGGACGAATCCCCTTGAGGGAACCGGTCTACGGCGTTACGACCCTCCAGGCTCCGACCCTCGGCGGCAGCCCTCCCCGAAGAGACTTCGAGCCATGAACCCGATTGTCTTCGCCATGAGGCGGCCGCTGACCGTGATGGTGGCCGTCGTCGCCGTCGCCCTCGGGAGCGGGCTCGCCGTCCTGCGAATGCCCGTCGACATCTTCCCCAACCTCAATCTGC
It encodes:
- a CDS encoding PadR family transcriptional regulator translates to MSDLLTRMFFGGFVRMHILYHATKEPIFGVEMMEELARHGYEVGAGTLYPMLHQLEQVGYLTSQGEVVAGKTRKYYRATAEGAAALEAIKGKLRELVREVVDDRPPQPSIKSDRRDESP